A region of Candidatus Cloacimonadota bacterium DNA encodes the following proteins:
- a CDS encoding formylglycine-generating enzyme family protein, with the protein MKKLWNTIQGVFTIRGTVMKSFYSVIAMLLVAHLIYGQNNTNQQEIITQSSTTTSSDKISTSGKQIPGFIFVQGGSFTMGDTRGKGCEDELPTHIDTLNSFYIGKFEVTQKEFSKYMAPDIKPDTTWTIKYGLGANYPAYNVSWYAILKYCNLRSVKEELAPCYRIGGSTNPNDWGSIPTFKDSIWDAVICDWNANGYRLPTEAEWEYAARGATNEPDYLYSGSDKIEYVAWYLDNSEDTSHPVGEKKDNSIGIYDMSGNIWEWCWDRYSDSYYRSSPRNNPVGPSSGLSRVFRGGGWNYNASLCRVANRADGAPYESYIFVGFRVCRSAP; encoded by the coding sequence ATGAAGTCATTCTATAGTGTGATTGCTATGCTGTTAGTGGCTCATTTGATATACGGACAGAATAACACCAATCAACAAGAAATAATAACACAATCTTCAACAACAACATCATCAGATAAAATATCCACTTCAGGAAAACAAATACCAGGATTTATATTTGTTCAGGGCGGCAGCTTCACCATGGGAGATACAAGAGGTAAGGGATGTGAAGATGAGTTGCCAACCCATATAGACACCCTGAACTCTTTTTACATAGGCAAATTTGAGGTCACCCAAAAGGAGTTTTCCAAGTATATGGCGCCGGATATAAAACCAGATACAACCTGGACAATCAAATATGGCTTGGGGGCTAACTATCCTGCTTATAATGTCTCTTGGTATGCCATCCTGAAATACTGCAACTTGCGCAGCGTGAAAGAGGAGCTAGCTCCCTGCTACAGAATCGGTGGAAGCACTAATCCCAACGATTGGGGCTCTATCCCCACTTTTAAAGACTCCATCTGGGACGCTGTCATCTGCGATTGGAACGCCAATGGTTACAGATTGCCGACCGAGGCGGAATGGGAGTATGCAGCCCGCGGGGCAACAAATGAACCGGATTATCTTTACAGTGGTTCGGACAAAATAGAATACGTGGCATGGTATTTAGATAATTCTGAAGACACCAGTCATCCTGTCGGGGAAAAAAAAGACAATAGCATTGGCATTTATGACATGAGTGGCAACATCTGGGAATGGTGCTGGGACAGGTATTCAGACTCTTACTACAGAAGCAGTCCGCGGAACAATCCGGTTGGTCCCAGCAGCGGGTTGTCTCGGGTGTTTCGCGGCGGTGGCTGGAACTACAATGCTAGCCTTTGCAGGGTGGCGAATCGTGCCGACGGAGCTCCGTACGAAAGCTACATATTCGTTGGCTTCCGCGTCTGTAGATCGGCCCCATAA
- a CDS encoding PLP-dependent transferase, whose translation MNQKPRFETSLVHGGQKPDPLKAVVTPIYQTSTFAFENAQNGADCFAGESDGYIYTRLGNPTVRALEDAVAILEGGFGGIALASGMGAVTTIYMSFLSAGAHIVSTDAVYGASRSVLENHLSRFGVQASFVDTSDLTRVEAALRPNTRLLYVETPANPTITLTDISACAELCRERGIRLVVDNTFCSPYLQRPLELGADVVLHSVTKFINGHADVVGGVIVAKTAADHTLMYNVMTSLGPSMDPHQAFLVSRGLKTLSLRLERAQANATMIADYLEKHPAVAWVRYPGLASHPQRELALKQQSGPGAMISFGLKGGFEAGRILMDNVHLAALAVSLGGVETLIQHPASMTHAKVSAEAKLLAGITDDLVRYSVGIEAAEDLIADLDQALSRIPS comes from the coding sequence ATGAACCAAAAGCCCCGATTCGAAACCTCCCTGGTCCATGGCGGCCAGAAACCTGATCCCCTGAAAGCGGTGGTGACGCCGATATACCAAACCTCGACCTTCGCTTTCGAAAACGCCCAGAATGGCGCCGATTGCTTTGCCGGCGAAAGTGACGGCTACATCTACACCCGCTTGGGAAATCCGACCGTGCGGGCTCTGGAAGACGCCGTGGCCATCCTGGAAGGAGGTTTCGGAGGAATCGCCCTGGCCAGCGGAATGGGGGCGGTCACAACTATCTATATGTCTTTCCTCTCCGCCGGGGCGCACATTGTTTCCACGGATGCCGTTTACGGTGCTTCCCGGAGCGTCCTGGAGAACCATCTTTCCCGCTTCGGAGTGCAGGCCAGCTTTGTGGATACCAGCGACCTGACCAGGGTGGAAGCCGCCCTCCGTCCCAATACCAGACTGCTTTATGTGGAAACCCCTGCCAATCCAACCATCACCCTCACCGACATCTCCGCCTGCGCGGAGCTCTGCCGCGAACGCGGGATCAGGCTGGTGGTGGACAACACCTTCTGCTCGCCCTACCTGCAGCGGCCTCTGGAGCTGGGGGCGGACGTCGTGCTGCATTCGGTCACCAAATTCATCAACGGCCATGCTGACGTTGTGGGCGGCGTTATCGTGGCCAAAACTGCCGCCGACCATACCCTGATGTACAACGTGATGACCAGCCTTGGCCCCAGCATGGACCCCCATCAGGCCTTTCTGGTTTCCCGGGGGCTGAAAACCCTCTCCCTAAGGTTGGAACGCGCCCAGGCCAACGCCACCATGATCGCGGATTATCTGGAAAAACACCCCGCCGTGGCTTGGGTTCGTTATCCCGGCCTGGCCTCCCATCCTCAGCGCGAACTGGCCCTGAAACAGCAGTCCGGTCCAGGCGCGATGATAAGTTTTGGCCTCAAAGGCGGTTTCGAAGCCGGCCGGATCCTGATGGACAACGTTCATCTGGCGGCTCTGGCCGTGTCCCTGGGTGGGGTGGAAACCCTGATCCAGCATCCCGCCTCAATGACCCACGCCAAAGTAAGCGCGGAAGCCAAACTCCTGGCAGGCATCACAGATGACCTGGTGCGCTACTCCGTGGGCATCGAAGCCGCGGAAGACCTCATCGCCGATCTCGACCAAGCCCTGAGCCGCATACCATCCTGA